The Vibrio agarivorans genome window below encodes:
- the purU gene encoding formyltetrahydrofolate deformylase, whose protein sequence is MEKKTLLTHCSDAPGLISKITNICYKHQLNIIHNNEFVDNTSGHFFMRTELEGYFNDQTFLADLDQALPDGANRKLVDSSRKKVVILVTKEAHCLGDILMKTYDGSLDVDIAAVVGNYDTLQSLTEKFDIPYHHVSHQELNREEHEKKMLEVVEQYQPDYLVLAKYMRVLTPGFVEKYHHKIINIHHSFLPAFIGAKPYQQAYERGVKIIGATAHFVTNDLDEGPIIKQDVIPVDHNFSAKDMAQAGRDVEKNVLSKALNKVLNDHVFVYGNKTVIL, encoded by the coding sequence ATGGAAAAGAAAACACTATTAACCCATTGCAGTGACGCGCCGGGACTGATCTCAAAGATCACCAATATCTGTTATAAACATCAGCTAAACATCATTCACAACAATGAGTTCGTGGATAATACCAGTGGCCATTTCTTTATGCGCACGGAGCTTGAAGGCTATTTTAACGATCAAACGTTTCTCGCCGATTTAGATCAAGCACTGCCCGATGGTGCTAACCGCAAGTTGGTTGATTCGTCACGTAAGAAAGTCGTTATCCTAGTGACCAAAGAAGCCCACTGCTTAGGTGATATTTTGATGAAAACCTACGACGGTAGCTTAGATGTTGATATCGCTGCTGTGGTTGGTAACTACGACACACTGCAATCTCTGACTGAAAAGTTTGATATTCCCTACCACCATGTCTCTCACCAAGAACTTAATCGCGAAGAGCACGAGAAAAAGATGTTAGAGGTGGTAGAGCAATACCAACCAGATTACCTAGTACTTGCTAAATATATGCGCGTGTTAACACCGGGCTTTGTTGAAAAGTATCATCACAAAATCATCAACATCCACCACAGCTTCTTACCGGCCTTTATTGGCGCCAAGCCTTATCAACAAGCGTATGAGCGTGGTGTGAAGATCATCGGTGCGACTGCGCACTTTGTTACCAACGACCTCGATGAAGGCCCGATCATCAAACAAGATGTGATTCCCGTCGATCATAACTTCAGTGCCAAAGACATGGCGCAGGCGGGTCGAGATGTTGAGAAGAATGTACTTAGTAAAGCACTGAATAAAGTGCTTAATGACCACGTTTTCGTCTACGGAAATAAGACTGTTATTCTTTAA
- a CDS encoding hydratase has translation MTNEFKLAASELLSRRVPGTKAPRLEETQRPSNVEDALAIQSSMIDLHSDKVGGWKCLLPLADDRFVVAPIFADSIQQGEKCELFADNNAARVEPEIAFVLNKALPANPNGYSEAEINDAIGSCHMALELMQARFADDSGAEFFEKLADCLVNQGMFIGPEIEREKAFAAANIDITVTQEGNVQTFAGTHPNSLAQTPIYWLINYMTRRGTDFAAGEAIITGSYCGIVEVEFNKPTTIEYAGIGSYQVTFAEKQ, from the coding sequence ATGACTAACGAATTTAAACTTGCTGCTTCAGAGCTGCTAAGCCGCCGCGTGCCAGGTACCAAAGCGCCACGTCTTGAAGAAACACAGCGCCCAAGCAACGTTGAAGATGCATTGGCTATCCAGTCATCAATGATTGACCTACATAGTGACAAAGTGGGCGGTTGGAAGTGTCTTCTGCCACTGGCTGACGACAGGTTTGTTGTTGCACCTATCTTTGCTGACAGCATCCAACAAGGTGAGAAGTGTGAGCTTTTTGCTGACAACAACGCTGCTCGCGTCGAACCTGAGATCGCATTTGTACTAAACAAAGCGCTACCTGCTAACCCAAATGGTTACAGCGAAGCAGAGATCAACGACGCAATCGGTTCATGCCACATGGCACTTGAACTAATGCAAGCTCGTTTTGCAGATGACAGCGGCGCAGAGTTCTTCGAGAAGCTGGCTGACTGCCTAGTGAACCAAGGCATGTTCATCGGTCCAGAAATCGAGCGTGAGAAAGCATTCGCAGCAGCAAATATTGATATCACAGTAACGCAAGAAGGCAATGTACAAACCTTCGCTGGCACACACCCTAACTCACTAGCGCAAACGCCAATCTACTGGTTAATCAACTACATGACGCGTCGCGGCACAGATTTCGCTGCCGGTGAAGCCATCATCACAGGCTCTTACTGTGGCATCGTAGAAGTTGAGTTCAACAAGCCAACAACGATTGAATACGCGGGTATTGGTTCTTACCAAGTGACGTTTGCTGAAAAGCAGTAA